The Triticum aestivum cultivar Chinese Yumai mitochondrion, complete genome genomic interval ATCTAGTGCGAAAGTGCTAGTTTCCCCCTCCCAGAGGTGAGAAGGGAGATATGAGCGTGGCGGTATCTTTTCCTCTTTTGATAGAAGCCCACATGCCCACTCTTCTATCCCACCTATCCACATGGGGTATCAGTGGCCTCGTGATCTCCATGAACAGAGATCACTACACAAAAACAACTATATGAAAAACTTGCTTGCTTCTTCGAATCTCGAAATAACAGAACATATAGAAAGTGTTTCTGTGATTTTTCCATTCTCTTCGGGGAACCTATAGAAAGATTATCAGACGGCTTTCATTCCCTTCAGGGGGGGGTGTTCCTTCAGAGCAGTCCATATCATCAGATGAACTCCCTGATGAATCAGTTGATGAATCATCAGTTAGCTCATCATAATCCGTGTCGAGATCCGATGAATCAGTTGATGAATCATCAGATGAACTCCCTGATGAATCAGTTGATGAATCATCAGATGAACTCCCTGATGAATCAGTTGATGAATCATCACTCTCCACCACATTTTCATGATCTGGAAAAGGGGGCTGCCCCTGCCAGAATTCTGCAGCTCCCGGGGGGAGAACGTTTAAATCAAAAGGAAGAACAAGGGCGAGTAAATGATGGAGACTAAAAAAACGATTTAAGGTGGCATTGTCCACGGAGAAACCACCCCAAAGCCAAGTCACTATGGTATCTCCTACTACTGGTATGGCGCTAGCTAAGCTTGTAATTACTGTTGCTCCCCAAAAGCTCATCTGACCCCAAGGTGGTACGTATCCTATAAAAGCTGTCACAATCATTAATAGGAATATTCCTATTCTGCCGAGTATTCCATTCATTTTCATCATAATACTATGCTTCCTTGCCCGTGTGGAACATGTGTGAGCATTATGTTTTTCCAACAAGTGATCCGACTGGAAGAAGTGTTATATGAGGACTTCGAGATCAAATAGAGAATCTGTCTCTCCATTCCTCGTGAGCCACTTATTTCTCCGAAATCAGAGATCAGAGTGATTTTCCTCCTTTTTCCCAAATAGTCGACGGTCTTACACCATTGGGATACTTCGGATAAACTGGAGTACATATATGAGAGACCGGTGCTAAAACCTTTTCTCGAGATATCTTCCAGATTCTTAGGGTCCTTGCTCTGGATCTCGCCCCCCCGGCGCGAAAGCAGTTGGTTCCGTAGTTTGAGAATTCTACTAATTCCAAGTATTCCATTATTATTATTAAATAAGAGAATATAAAAAGTAAAGAGGAGAAGACATAACCAGAAAAATTGTGAGAAATAAGTTAATTTATCAAGTTGAGGCATTTCGATTTGGATTTCAAATAAGAAAGAAAAGACTCCGAACCGTACTTTTGCTATTTTATATCTATACAAAAAGAGATTGACTTTCCAAAATGGAATCTTTGCCATTTCTGATGTGAATGAGGGAGGTTGTCTGCCCGGGTAGGGGTGACCGGAACCCTCCCAAGTCATCGCTCAAGAAAGCACCACAGTCACACGAGAAAGAGTTTGGACTATGACGAAGACGAGCAAGCCTTTGTTGGGGAGTGATCGGGGAAGAGTCGAGTACAAGAGGAAGGTGGAAGGAAGAAAGCGCCAGAAGCGCCAGGTGCGAAGATAGACCATCAAAGAACTCCACAGCAGAGCAAAAAAGAGAAAGGCAAGGCTCGCAAAGAACAAAGGCTCAACCATCAGATCCAACACAAAGCCCTCAAGATATTTAGAGGCTTGGACTACTCTCTCTAGTAAAAGAAAGGAAGCACAATGGGTGTTGCTCTATTTCTTATTAGTGAGGTATTCTTCTGCATTTCAGTATTATGGGCATTCTTCCATTCTAGTCTGGCACCAACAGTCAAACTAGGAGCTCAACGGCCACCTGTTACTACGAACTTGTTTTCATCTGGCAGATAAGCTTTTGAGAAGAGACCACTTTGATAACGAGCTTTCGGGTTGCCGTATTGATACCGCCCTTCGGGGGAACAGGAGAATAGCATGCACGGGAGAAGGATTTAGGGAAAGGTACCCACCTTTTAACGGGAGAAAGGCTGCTTATGTGAAAACTTCCCTTGTGGTTTAAAGTTCAAATAGATCAGGTGCCTATGTTGTTGATACACCGAAAGATACTAACGCTATGCTCCAATGCGGGATGAGGGCCAACGATTGTGATGAGTGGGGACCTTAGAGCTGAAAACCTACATACAGTGACCCTTATGGGCAGCGCCCTGGGCTGGCTATGTACGAGACATCAAACCGTCTCCCGGGTCCAAAGTTTCCATTTCCAGGCCTGATAGTCTTCAACTGAAAAAAGTAGGGCGGAGAACTAGTAAGAATTGTGCCTGCCATTCAATTCGTGACGTGGATGATCCGCCGACGGAATCGATTAGGTGAAACGGCTCTGCAAAGTTTGTTTGTTCATAAAGGCTGCATGCAGCCATGCAATTCGTACTGCATGGCGATATTACTCTACCACTCTATAAATGGTATATAGATATCTTCACTTCATCACAAAGAAATTGAGTACTAGCACGCATTGCTATGGATGCTGCAACCGCAAACAGGCTTTCTGCAATTGCTACCGAAACGGAGCAACTGCAAAATGAGATTGAAGGGCACCGTAGAGTGCTAAACAACCAGTTGAGAAGTGTTAGAACAATGGATCCTGCAAAGAAAGAAGCGCGCATTCGCGCTACCAGAGAGCGCATAGAGGGTTTGGAGGAGAGGCAGGAAGCGCTGCGGGTGGAGCAGCAAGTGCTCTTTATTCGTCTAGCATCTCGCTAGAATAGAAGAGTCCGTAGACTCTTTTTAGTTTTCTAAGGTTGGTTTAAATTCAATAAGTGTCTGGAGACATTTGTTTTCATGTCAGGTGTTCTTTGTCTTAGTTTGATTCCGATCTACTCCTATGCTAAGTGTCTTTGTTTGGTTTGATTTCTTGTGTTTGCATGTATGGGCTAGCCGTCAGTGTTCAATGCTTATGTTAATATAATAACGCCAAAATGTGCTGCAAATTCATGTTCAAGTTGAAATAAGGCCGAAGGGCTAAGTGTACTACTGGAGATTATATATTCCAGCTCTGAAGTTTCCTTTTGAGCCCCCGTTCTACTATGGTTTGGATTCTAGTTGAAGCGTGCGACCATCTATTCAGATGAGGAGACCGAGTAAGAAACCACTAAGCGGAGAGCAAACAGATCAATCTCTATCTATGAGTTTCTCAACCAAGATCCACTATTCAACCAAGACCCGCTAACTAATACTTTTACGCGAGCTTAGTTATTGGAAGTTGCAGCCGAGGAACTCTTATCCCTAGCCACAGTTGTTGCAGCACAAGGCTTTGTCGCGATTGGGTCATATGTCAGTACTCTCACATTCCCCGTGGTCTCCCTAGTATGCTGAGCTGAACTGAAGTGAAGTGAAGCTGCGGGCGATGATGGACTGATCCCATGCTATTCAGGCGCCTGACAACGCTGGCTCCGACGGTGATGAGTCTGACGGTGGCTCAGATGTTTCTCTTCCTGATCCTTCAAGGTCCCCCGTTCCTGACATCGTCCAAAGGCCGTTGGCGCTCTCCCATCTGACAGTGCGGGCTCTGCGTGTCGCCTATGGCAACACTACCCGAGTGGTCTATTGCATAGTGGATCCACGGGTACCCCGTCGCTGCTTCGTTTTTATCAACATCCGGTAAGCAGAACGGACAGAGAACTGTCCCGATTTCTCGTAATGCCAGGCCCAAAAGTCCTCCATCCGCATAGCAGCAAAAGTAGGCATTTCTTTGATACTTACTCACCTGTGGCTAGATTTACCACCATTCGAGTACTACTATCACGGGCTGCCTCGCACGGTCTTCTCGTTCATCAGATGGGCAGACGGCTTTCCTTAATGGGGAGTTGGATGAGGAAATTTACATGGAGCAGCCAGATCAAGAGTACCCGCGCATTCGCCTAACCCCGGGTTTTTTCGATCAAAATGAAGATTTTTTAGAAAATAAGCCCAAAAAGCATCTGACCTTGAAAAGAATCACCAGTTACTTGATCCATCCCTGCGGTAAGTGGGAACGAATGTGACAGCCGATGGTAGTAGGATTTCCACAGGTTGAGCTCCTTATCTTTTGACTTTTCTAAGGATAGCCGAGTAGATATACTCGAATGGGATGAATCGAGCACGAGAAATCACTAGGCACAGGGGAGCCGTAAGGAAGAGGAGTAATATCGTTCTAAAGTTCACGAATTCGATTCATTTTGGAATCGATAAGTGAACACGGAATCTCGTCTTGTTCCCCTTGGTTCCGAGTCGATTTCGCTTGTCGAAATCATTCAATCCATAAGTTTTTGTTTTTTCGATCGGAATTTGGGTCAGCTGAACACTTATTTTCTCTTTCAAAAGTGGTGATGGTGTGGGTAAATTCCATCGATATCTTGTTTCCCCTTTCCGAGGCAAATATCGGGGAAATCAGTGATTCATTGTTAGAAAGAGGGCTGAGCTATAAAATCTATAAAATGGAGCTTGATCGGTAGCTTCGGCCTCCCAGACCCAAATTAAGTTACCAACACGGAATTACATTTGAAACCTGACTTCCTGTTTGTCATTGGAAAGAACGGAAGAGCATTGTATTCCTCCTAGGAAATAATACAACAGGTAAAAATAAGAACGGAGAAGATTCGTTGATACGGAGCTGGTCCATTTTACAAGCGATCCCCTATTCTGCATCCCGAAGATCATACGGCCCAGAGCCAGAGCGATCATTACAGATATATAGGGACAGCAAGAATCAGTAAATACCGGGGATACCTTACTAAGCATTTCCTAGATCTTGAGTTAGGCGTAGCTACTTCCTCCCCCCATGTTCTCCTGATTCCCCATCCTTCCGCTGAAGCTAAACCAGTATCAGTTGATGGCGAGCATAGTAGAGGCGGCTTTATCGTAAAAAAAGCAACCGGCTTTCGAGTAAAAAATAACTTATAGAAGCACTTGAGCGTGGTTTCGGCCTATAGCCGGAGGGAATGTTTTTCAAAATCGACCCGATTTTGGGCATTCGTAGAGGGGAAAGACAGCCATGCGATAAGCGAGGGAGAGGTCTGTCTTCCCAAAGTAGCCATTCAAGGAGACAAGTTCTACCATTGTACCTTGACCTGTGGAACTGGAGAAGCTCCTTTATTGCTATAGTTCTTGTTGAACCTTTTCTAAAGTCAACAATTTCTGCAATCAGGGAGGAGGCATCGCCTTACTTGCTATACCTTAAACCTCATCAAGAAAGTAAGCCCAGCGAAACCGCAATCCCAATCAAATAAAAGATCAGATGGGCTGATCCCTGAGATCGATCGCTGTTGATTTTCTAGTTTTTTAGCTGACTCGGGACCTTCCATAGAAAACCGAGTACGAGCAACGGTCGGGTCTGCTGCCCCTTCCTTCTCAGCGTACAGCTGCAGATTGGATAAATGGTTTCTCTTCGAATGTATGCTACAAGAAATGGGCTGAACCGATCTACAGGGAATGCAATAGCGAAAAGAATTCCACTCTATCTCATATTTTTTTATCCTTTTCAAGGGCCAACCCTGGGCCAAGGTGAGCGCATCCGGGCCTATTGCTCTTGACCTCTTCAGTTGTGCAGGCACAAATATGAACTGGTCTAAGTTTGTTCTTGACGATCCCCACAAGCTTCTCTTATCTACTTGAATGCAAATCAGAAAAGAGGAAGTCGCAATGCATTTTATTTTTAGAAAGAATAAAAGACACGTGGATGGTATCGATCAAGAGACATGGCTAAAGGATGGAAGTGAATTAGAATCAGACGGTCGTCGAACGAATTCCCAATAAATGGAAGATCTACGTGCAACGAATTTCGTATAAAAAGTAAAGTAGGCGATTTCACCGAGAGGCCTATTGAACTAGCTCCCATGCATGGATCTGCATTGTGTGCTTTCGCCGGGGCGAGAGTGAAAAAGAAATGTACCAAGAGTTCCGTATGAATTAGGTTTGCCTTTCCAAAGAAATGAGATAAGGAGCAGTAAGGCCTCGCAGAGCGTCAACACCGAGACATTGTAGAGCAACGTCTTGCAACTATGTACAAAGCCTCCATTCCCCTGGGTGTCGTGTTTGAAAGCACAGTCTTTGTCATAAACCGATTACCCTCCGCTCCAAATGGCTCTACCAAGGATCCCACAAAGTTCCCGAAACCAAGTTTCTCAGAAAAGGCCTGGTATCCATCTACTCACAATAATTTGAATGTAGAACTGAAGAAGCACAATTTCCTTCTTCGAGAGGAATCCAACCGAAGAGAAGCGAGCATCATAATAGCTTGATAAAAAGATATTTAGTATAAGAGGACGTTCGCGTCAATTATCACGCCTCTGACTGCTGAGGACGAGGTTCGGGTTAATGATATTGTGAAAGGTGTCATTAAACCGGGTCTGCCTCTGTTAGTTACGAGGTATATGCCATGGATCTCATCTATTCCCCTTAAACAAGGGATAACGTGGGTTCCGACCTGGAATCTGGACCCCCAATTAGAGTGTGTTTAAAGAGATTGGAGGAACTCTTCCTCGGTCTCCGTATCCAAAGATACTGGTAATTAGAGCTTCAAGTGTTCGGTTCTACTCTCCGTTTTATTCATAGTAAGGGAGAGCAGTTCAGTCCACTTGCTCTTTGGCCGCATCGGTTGAGGTTTGCTCTGTTCAGTTCAGTTAAAGAAGAGATGGTATCTTGCTTGTTTCAATTATCCGGGCTCGCCATCAATAGATACTGGTTTCTCTTCCGCTGATGTCGCGTCAATTGCCCGAGGGAGCATAACACTGCAGGCCGCAATGAACATGCCCGCCGCATCTCGGATAATTGCTCCAGTTGCGCCAATTCCAGTATCCGAGACAGAAAGCAGCATCCACGTGAACTTTGACTGTTCATAATATGGGAAATTCCGAGGTGAAGGATGCCTGCTCAGGTCATGATATCACTGATCCAAACTATGCTACACCAAATCTGAATCCTGACTAGTTAGCGAATCGTGTGCTCTGTGCGAATGTCTTTATTAGTCTATTTCATTTAAGCCCAAAGGATCTTCGAATACCGACTGGTCGTCCCAATCCAATCTCCCTTCTGCTTATTCCAATTTTTCCTATTCCTAGCGAATCAAATGAGATTTCTGTTCTTCCATCAAGAGGAGATAGTTATCGATAAAGCAAAAACGAACCTATTGACATAGAATGCAATCGAAATAGAGACAACTAGGAAAAGACCGAAATAAGAAACTTCTACTCCCTAGGTGGTTATTTGCCGCATAAGACAGCGGTGGAAGCTGAAGGAAAGAGTGGGCTTTGAATCTAGGTATGCTTTCTAAGGATTGCGCTGCGCCTAGCCTACCTTTACGAACATACCTCTGTCTTTCAAACAAAGCCCTGTGTGTGGAACTACTTAGATTTGTTTTCGAATTGCTTTTCTCGGGCCATCGAGAAGTCAGTCAGCGGTTGGCTTGAGTCCTCAAGTTGGTCTTTAAGACTTAGCAGGGCCCTACACACAGTACACCTCACCTTAGTAGAAGGTAGATTTCTCTCACCCTATGTGCAATCAAGCTCAGAGACTTGAGCCGCAGAATTCCTTGCCCACTGACTGAAGAAGCTCCCTACAGTGTCCAAATCGAGGGATCAATCCAACAATCTTCTCCTTTACTCAAAGGAGTAGGTGGAAGAGTTATGAGAGAAATCAAGCGATAGTGCTTGACCAGTGAGAAGTGCACCGGAAGTGTACTTCGAGCGATGGGAAGCTAGCCTGAAAAGGTAGAGCAGAGGTGCTAACAATAATAAGAATCTTTCATCCTGCAAGTTACTCATAATTGAGAACTGGTAATGTGGATTTTGTTCCATGCAGCTACACCTTTTCGAAAGCAAATTCGAGGAAATCGCTTCTTTCTTCCCATCCCGACCTGTATCACTTGACTTTTAGATTGGCAAACTAATACCAGGTTGATGACTTCACTTCTCTTGGGAACTTGCTTCTTCCTTCACCGAAGTTAGTAGTTAGCTTTTATGGGCAAGGTGCCATACTGGGAATCCAGTCAAATGGGCCAAAGCAATCCAAGGCAGAAGGCCCGTTTTAAATAACTAATCTCGTGACTTTTGCTACCGGGGGTAGGAAGGAAGCAGTGAGATCCAGGGAGAACAAGCAAGACCAAGAACAAGAATGAATGCTAGAGCATATGCAAACCCTAGATTATTGTGATGGCAGCCCGGTCAACCGCACGCTGGAAGCGGATGGCATTCCCAATACAAGCCTGCAGATCCCTGGACTCTATTTAAACATTGGGAAGTCCTTGACAAGAATGCTACATTAAGCACTTGCCACACTGACATATTGATGAGCAAGCCCAGAGCCCGAATCCGGATGCATGCTTAAGTGCTCGGAGGGCAGAGCCTGGGCCCCGATCGAGCCAATATGTCGATCGATAACGTTTAAGCTCCTTGTCCCCAAGATCTTCCATATATTAAGACTAGTTCGATCTGCCTTAGATAAACATATTCCAATAAAAAGGTTAAATAACATATATAGGTATCTGCGGGCATTGTGAATCAACTAATCTATCTAGAAGTGAGTCAATATGTGTTCATGAGTGATTATGCTGTAGGTGCTTCCCCTCTGTCGAGGCTTGTATGTATAAATGGAGTATTGACCTTAACTTTGAGTGTGGGTTCCGGTTTTGAGTGAATGGACTGATTGCATTGTTGTTAAGAGTGGGCTGGCCTGCTTGAAACACCAATGTGCTATAGATACAAGTACCCTTCCCTTGGGGATCGATTAACGGATTACTCAGTATCGGATGGGTGAAAGCCTTATCCATCACCTTTAAGCTCCTTGTACGCCAACCTACTGACAAAACAGGATTTTTAGCTGCCTCCTCCGGTGAAAACGAACCAGTAAACATATTATTAGACCTAGGAAAATAAGAACTCGTCGAACAGAAGAACCGAGTACTATAGAATCTGAAACACACATATGCGAGCTATTAAACATACCATTCCTATTTATAAATAACAACATATTACCGCAGCGCTAAGAAAAGGGTTTGAAAGCTCTAAGTGGTACGATAAGCGGAATGAATCAAACGAAGTGCATCATGAGGGTTGGGGATTTAGCATACGCTCTACTATCAATTATAGGTTCACCTATGCCCCAAGAAAGAGGTGCAGAGGTGGAATTCAATAGATTTAAGCAACTTCAGTATGCGGGTAGCGATGCTTTTTGGAATCCAAGAGAACTTTGAATCGGAGGAACGACCAACACAGCTGGCATGGCTTTGTTGAATCAGGATTTGATGACAGGAACGTTGTTGAAATAACTTCTTTACCTCCCGTAAAATCCTTTATGCCTGATTTCAGTACTAACAATAAATGGCTAAAAACATCCTATTTTTTATGGTAAAATATGGAAAATCATATGGGAAACGAATAACGAATAGAAGTAGCCTAGCCTTTTCTTTCAGTCTCGGTCTCTAGATTCCCTTGTTCTTACTGTAGCTAGCACTTGTTATTGCAGTCAAGGAGCCAGGAGCCTTCAATCACATTTGAGCTTTACGCTCTTCTCCTTCTTGGGGGTCGGCCTGTAGTAGCAGGCGTACAGGACGAGGCCGAACAGCGCACCGAGGCCGAAGGAGATGACATTGCCGACGACGTTGCGGGCCGCGTCCGGGGAAATCATCTTGCTTTGCTCGCCGCGAGCGGGTGGGGACTTGGGATTGGTTTGGATTGGACGGCGCACGCGGCGAAAGGGAGGGAGAGAGAGAGCCAAAGCAATTGAGATTTGGGAGTCGGTTGAGGTCGAGGGATTAGCTTATATAGATAGACGCGGCGGGGGCGCGGTGTTTATCCGGTCTCGTGTTAGATCCTATGATTTGGTTAGTTAGCCTACGAGAACAAGTCACAAGTTTTTTGTTTGACTATGCATCCAGTTCGTTGCTATCTCTATCTTTATCTACATGGATATTAACACGCACTATTCTTGAGAGTCAAGACACCGTTTTGCTTTAAAGAGCCAAATAAATCCCAGATAATTACTAATGCACCGTTGAGTACACAGATTCTTTTCCTGTTCGTACTGGAGTATAGTAAGGAAAAACTGCTTGACCGAATCAAGGTCAAGATAACTAGTGTGATTCCTACACTGGGAGAATCGTGGATATGTAGGGAATAGATAAATGCCACCCGCCTAAGTAAAGAACTGTTACAAATAAAGAGGAAACTAATAAGGATAAGTAAGAAACAAGAGAAAAGAAACCATATTTGATACCGGAATATTCGGTTTGATAACCCGCAACTAATTCCCCCTCTGGGTAATCTTTCACATTCGGCCAAAGAAGAAATTCTAAAAACTAGAAAGCCTATAGGCTGACGCCAAAGATTCCATCAAAAAAAACCATATTTTGGCTGTGCTTCAACTATATCAACTGTACTTGAACTGTTAGATAATCATAGTCGATAATAACATCACAGCTCCCACCGCTATTGCAAAACCGTACATGAAACCTTAGCTTCATACGGCTCCTCTATGATCAGAAAAAAAAAAGGACTGTTTCGGTATTATCCCCCAGGTTTATCAGTTGCAGGTGAATCCTGTGAAACATCTCTCTCGAGGCTAGTAACAACACTTGGAAATGAAAAATGAGCTTAGCGGCTGTACCGGGTCAGGACCATAAACACCACGAGCCGGTTAAGCAACAGAAGCTGTGGGCGAAAGCACACTCGTCATTCTCAGACCTGCGGTCGAGGTACGTGCGAACAAGTTCCCATTCTCTATGTTTCATGGCCTATCAATGAAAGTCGGTATCAGGCTGGCTCGCTTGGCGGGTCGTCTCCTTATATACCTAAATCCTCGTTTCACTCATCTGTAAAGGTCTACCCTTCGAAAGGTAGGTTGAGTTCCCCCGTATGTAGCCAGCCACACTCTACTCGCAGGTAAAATATTGGCGTAGACAACAGAGAATGTGCTAGGTAGGAAACCGAAGGAACTCTTACTATACGAGAATTTGCAATTCAATATGACAACCGATCAGAAGGGATTGGACGATCCCAATGCGTTGCCCTCCTTCGCAATACCGGAACTATCTGACCGAGCTCCATCAACACAGAAAGCGGAAGGGACAGCAGATACGGATAGACTGGATCCGGAAAGGGATTTCAGCCAGTCCTTGCCTATTGCTGGGCTGGTTGTTTTGTCACGGTCCGATTAGTAGAAGGTGAGTGAGTAAGACGAGGCCCCCGAAGCGTAATGTAGAGCTATACTGCTCTTGTTTTTCCTTCCGCCCTGCTTAGGAGAACTTTGTCTAGAACCCACTTTAGCTAGCTTTCAAGGATACCATTACAGATGAGTGAAGCGAGTATACCGTTTCCGGAGCTCCCGAGGTAGCGCGGTAGCGGAAGCCCTTTCTAGTTCAAGCAGTTCCAATTCCTATTCTGCTTCACCGCTTACACCACACTCTATTGGTTCGCCTTGTGGTGCCTTTCGATCAAGGTCTACTTTGGTTGATCCACTTTCTTCTACAGCGCGTTATCCGCATCGAAGTTAGCCAGGTTCCTACCGCTTCTTGATATTATGGATTTTGCAATCCCTGAACGCCAGTGCTTCTACAACCAACGGATACTATTTAACATAAATAATAAGTAGAAATGGACAAACGAGTGTGGCTACACAGAGTGAGGAAAAAAACATGGTGGTACCAGCATTGCGTATCACTCACTATGCTTTATGTAATATGGCTTAAGCAATGGTAAAATGGGAGTCCTGAGCAAAGCACATCTGATCGATATGAATGAAAGATACATCCGTCTTTTCTTCTCCTTCGAAGGTTAGGTATCCGCTCGTTAGTTCAGCGCCGCATAAATACTGACTTTAAAAGGGGCGACTCCCGCCTGTGCTTAAGTTGTTTCAAGCTTGTAAAGACTCGCGATCGGAAGATTGACCTGGTTTTCTTTCAGCTGAAACTCTACCTAATGGTTCAGATTCCCCGGGTCCATGGGTCCATGGCCGCTTAGCTTAGACAGCCTTGTTAGAGACATGAATGCGGGGTTCGGTTTCCAATTGATTTGTATTCACCGGGACCTCCCCTTATTGGATTTTCTCCACTTTTCTAGTTGCTGTGGAAAGAATGTTGAGCAAATGAGTTTAAGGGGTGGTTTTCTGTTTACTTTTTTTCAGCCTACGTCGTCTCTCTTCCAGAACCTCACAATCATCAGTGTCTGAAGTTTCATGATGAATATTGGTTTCACATTTTATTGCTTACGTGAGGAAATATCAATTTGGAACTCGAATTTGTATTTGAGTTATGATGAGGAGTGAGGTAGATTCGCATTGTTGAAGAAAGCGAAGAAAAAGGATGCTGCTATGGCTTGCTTGTGGCTCTTTCTTCTATTGGCTAGTCTCAGGCATGATAGTTTCCATTTCTTTTGGAAAGCAAGTGCGGCTCAGTCATAAGTGTTAGTAATAGCATGAAGTAAGTTGTCGGTAGCCGGCATTAGGTAAAAGGAAAAGCTTCTCAAAAGCATCCAGAAATATCATAGAATGGTGATCGAGATCACCTTCACGGGAATCATCCTTTGCAAATTGGGGGAAGGGAACCAATCAAGTCACCAAGAAGTTCCCGAAACTTGGTTTAGTATTAAGGTTCTTCTCTTCCAGCGTTTAGTATTCAAGTTCTTCTCTTCCAGCCCCCCGGCCCCTCTTTGATAAGGAAAGTTTGCATTTCTCAAATAAAAAATGACAAATATGGTTCGATGGCTCTTCTCTACTAACCACAAGGATATTGGGACTCTCTATTTCATCTTCGGTGCCATTGCAGGAGTGATGGGCACATGCTTCTCCGTACTGATTCGTATGGAATTAGCCCGACCCGGCGATCAAATTCTTGGTGGGAATCATCAACTTTATAATGTTTTAATAACGGCTCATGCTTTTTTAATGATCTTTTTTATGGTTATGCCGGCGATGATAGGTGGATTTGGTAATTGGTTTGTTCCGATTCTGATAGGTGCACCTGACATGGCATTTCCACGATTAAATAATATATCATTCTGGTTGTTGCCACCAAGTCTCTTGCTCCTATTAAGCTCAGCCTTAGTAGAAGTGGGCAGCGGCACTGGGTGGACAGTCTATCCGCCCTTAAGTGGTATTACCAGCCATTCTGGAGGAGCAGTTGATTTAGCAATTTTTAGTCTTCATCTATCAGGTATTTCATCAATTTTAGGTTCTATCAATTTTATAACAACTATCTTCAACATGCGTGGACCTGGAATGACTATGCATAGATTACCACTTTTTGTGTGGTCCGTTCTAGTGACAGCATTCCTACTTTTATTATCACTTCCGGTACTGGCGGGGGCAATTACAATGTTATTAACCGATCGAAACTTTAATACAACCTTTTTTGAT includes:
- the atp8-2 gene encoding atp8-2, whose amino-acid sequence is MPQLDKLTYFSQFFWLCLLLFTFYILLFNNNNGILGISRILKLRNQLLSRRGGEIQSKDPKNLEDISRKGFSTGLSYMYSSLSEVSQWCKTVDYLGKRRKITLISDFGEISGSRGMERQILYLISKSSYNTSSSRITCWKNIMLTHVPHGQGSIVL